In one Magallana gigas chromosome 7, xbMagGiga1.1, whole genome shotgun sequence genomic region, the following are encoded:
- the LOC117684906 gene encoding beta-1,3-galactosyltransferase 5-like, whose product MRLCSVRQTFRKSNSILLVLIPLLFWLVFQVQHPLIVKISALFSNHRPLQNVHTDLSLRGRPRRGCPIFLNATHIIRFSGVEEVKEDGVLFKCKPPLNITDVRKKKLKFMVSLYPLELNFDELIKVRLEGRKIINEPINSHDFSYIHTGENVCDDSSIYLLLVIKSSAGNFRNRQTIRNTWGNVDNYEGVRRVFLLGYNHGVQKQVDIEALEHGDIVQEDFWDHYSNITFKTIMGINWVAQYCPKAKFSFYVDDDVFLILNNLKKLRKSTLRESGLMLGKVFFFSTPFRDKTSKWFVTWEDYPFVNYPNYLAGFAYLMTADVVKRFSLAIPYIQPIPIDDTYLGIVAKKLRIPVKNQYGFAMFHPTWVSFFVPKLSFRKTIAFHRMSSPETMMRTWIEYCKQYQAVCRN is encoded by the coding sequence ATGAGGCTATGCAGCGTCCGGCAAACTTTCAGAAAAAGCAATTCAATCTTATTGGTCTTAATTCCATTGCTTTTCTGGCTTGTCTTTCAAGTTCAACATCCACTGATTGTGAAAATTTCTGCTCTCTTCAGCAACCATCGACCTCTGCAAAATGTTCATACAGACTTGTCTTTGAGAGGTCGTCCAAGAAGAGGATGTCCAATTTTTCTGAATGCTACTCACATCATAAGATTTTCAGGCGTAGAAGAGGTGAAGGAAGACGGTGTTTTATTTAAGTGCAAACCCCCTTTAAACATTACAGATGTACGGAAGAAAAAACTGAAGTTTATGGTTTCTCTTTATCCTTTGGAATTGAATTTCGATGAGCTCATAAAAGTGCGACTTGAGGGAAGAAAGATAATAAACGAACCCATCAATTCCCACGACTTCAGTTATATCCATACCGGAGAGAACGTCTGTGACGACTCCTCCATATACCTTCTTCTGGTCATCAAATCTAGTGCAGGAAATTTCAGGAACCGACAGACCATCAGGAACACTTGGGGTAATGTGGACAACTATGAAGGAGTTCGGAGAGTGTTCCTTCTAGGTTACAACCACGGTGTTCAGAAACAAGTAGACATTGAAGCTTTGGAGCATGGGGACATAGTACAAGAAGATTTTTGGGACCATTATTCCAACATCACCTTTAAAACGATTATGGGCATAAACTGGGTTGCTCAGTACTGTCCCAAAGCCAAGTTTAGCTTTTACGTAGACGATGACGTGTTCTTGATTTTAAACaatcttaaaaaattaaggaaatcAACGCTCAGAGAATCTGGATTGATGCTTGGGAAGGTTTTCTTTTTCTCCACACCGTTTAGAGACAAGACGTCCAAATGGTTCGTGACGTGGGAGGATTACCCCTTTGTCAATTACCCCAACTATCTGGCAGGTTTTGCATATCTAATGACTGCTGATGTTGTGAAGAGATTTTCTTTGGCCATTCCCTATATTCAACCTATACCGATTGACGACACTTATCTAGGAATCGTCGCAAAGAAGCTAAGAATCCCAGTAAAGAACCAGTACGGGTTTGCAATGTTTCATCCCACTTGGGTGTCCTTCTTTGTTCCCAAACTAAGTTTTCGGAAAACGATAGCATTTCATAGAATGTCGTCCCCAGAAACAATGATGCGGACTTGGATTgaatattgtaaacaatatcAAGCTGTATGtcgaaattaa